In Mycolicibacterium nivoides, the DNA window CGTTCCCCAATACCCATCCGGTGACCGCCTCTGAAGAGCAAGACGCTGGCGATATCGTCAGGGATCGGATTTGACCATGACTGTACAAGTAACACGCAACGACGGCGTCACTGATGAGTTTGGCCGCTTCGGCGATTGCTACATCAAACACACCGACGGGTCACTGGAGGTTGTCCGAGCCGAAACAATGCCGGCCGCGACCTATCCGGCGGGACGCTGGACTGAGGTAGTAGGGGACGAGAAGCGCAGGCACCGTGGGCTGTTTCACCACCGCACATAGTGCGGTTGCAGTCGAGTGACCTGCGAGTCAGGTTCGAGATTCACTCGCGCCATTGCCTGACCCCGTTCAGCCGCGTTGCGGTGCCAAACGTGGGGAAGCCGTTGTTCCGCCTTCTGATTCCCAGCGTTCTTGAGCAGTGGATGCCTGGGTGCGTCTGTCCCGGTCTCGTTGGCTGATCATGAGCAATCCGTCGACGGTCGCGGCGTTGTGGGGTTGCGCCGCGGTCATCATGGTGCGGTGTGCGTCGTCGGCATCGGTGTGGGGAGGAATCACCAGTAGCGTGATCCGGTCACCGTCGAGCCCGAGAACTTCGACGGTGTTGATCGGCTGTCGCCGATACCCATCCAGGCGTACCGCCCGCCCTCCGGTGATGAGCTTTCGTGGCGCTTTCGCCCATGCGCTCAGGTGATACAGCACCCGGTCGATGCGGCCCAGTCGCACTGAGAGCACGGCCAACAGGTCTGGCAGCTCTGTGCTGAGGTCATCTGTGTGCGGCCACCACGCCCCGTCGACATAGCCACTTTGTGGTGCTTTGGGCTTCAACCGCAGGCGCGGCGTACGCGCCGGCACGATGGAGTCCTGATCATTTCTGCGTGTCTGCTGTGGCGTCATGACGACGCTCCCGTCTGGACCGCGTGACGCGGCCCTATCCTTCAAATCAGCGATGACACACTCGAAATGGTTGCGTGTACGAAGTACCGCCGATAGTTGTGATCCTACGCTGGTCCAGCCTGAATGCAGGCCCGGTGAGGCGATCGTTGGAAAAGGTGGCCCGAGACTCTCCCACCTCTATCAGCCCGGTCATGCCGTGCTGCCCAACGCACCGTGGGTACGGGGCGCGACGTCTGCCGTCTCAGCGATGAGGTGATCGACGACGTCGAACAGGTTGTTGCTCATGCACATGACGCGACGCTGCCGGGCCGCCGAGCTGCCGTCTGCCAGCGCCCGGCGCGCCAATTCCTCAACGGCGTGCCAATCTCCGGATGCCTCCAGCTGTGGGCGCAGCATCTGGACCAAGTCGGTCACCACATCGCCCGCGGGGCGACTCGCCGGATGAATCAAGTCCACCAGGTCGCCTTCCAGCCCTGACCGGGCAGCTCGCCACAGCGCGGCGCGGCCGAGCGGGGGGACCACCACGGCGGCAGGCACCCCGGCGCGTAGTCCCTCGATTTCACGTTCGACGAGCGCGCGGAATAGCGCCGCGATGAGCACGATGGTGTCGGCACGTGGGCAGCTATCGCATACGCGCAGTTCCAAGGTAGGAGTTCGCAGGGCGGGGCGAACGTCGAAGTACGACATCCCCGCATCGCTGATCACTCCGGTCGCAACGAGATTGGAGATCAATGTGTCGTACTCCTCGGCCGACGTGGCCGGCGGCGCCAAACCAGTGGTGGGCCATCGTTGCCATACCAGTGTGCGGACACTGCTGTAGCCGGTGTCAGATCCGTCGGACCAGAATGGCGAACTCGCGCTCAGCGCAAGCAGGGTGGGAACGTAAGCGGCCACCCGGCCGGCCACCAGAACAGACTCGTCACGGTCCTCGATTCCAACGTGTATCTGGGTCCCACAGATCAGTTGTTCGCGCGCCAACAGCTGATAGTCGGCAAGCATCTGCTGATAACGGGAAGTCTGGGTCACCTGCATCTCGCTGGGCACCGACAACGGAA includes these proteins:
- a CDS encoding DUF5994 family protein codes for the protein MTPQQTRRNDQDSIVPARTPRLRLKPKAPQSGYVDGAWWPHTDDLSTELPDLLAVLSVRLGRIDRVLYHLSAWAKAPRKLITGGRAVRLDGYRRQPINTVEVLGLDGDRITLLVIPPHTDADDAHRTMMTAAQPHNAATVDGLLMISQRDRDRRTQASTAQERWESEGGTTASPRLAPQRG
- a CDS encoding carboxylate-amine ligase, producing MPRTVGIEEEFHVVDLTTRRLATRAPELLHLLPDGYVAELQSCVVEANGSVVSTLPELRADLIARRRVLVDTAATLGLGVVAAGAVPLSVPSEMQVTQTSRYQQMLADYQLLAREQLICGTQIHVGIEDRDESVLVAGRVAAYVPTLLALSASSPFWSDGSDTGYSSVRTLVWQRWPTTGLAPPATSAEEYDTLISNLVATGVISDAGMSYFDVRPALRTPTLELRVCDSCPRADTIVLIAALFRALVEREIEGLRAGVPAAVVVPPLGRAALWRAARSGLEGDLVDLIHPASRPAGDVVTDLVQMLRPQLEASGDWHAVEELARRALADGSSAARQRRVMCMSNNLFDVVDHLIAETADVAPRTHGALGSTA